The Nitrospira sp. nucleotide sequence TCGAAGGACGAGCCGCGCGCCGAGCAATCCCCGCAACCCGTATGGCATGGCCGGCTGATTCTTTGAGAGCCAGATCGTATCCGAAATAACCACGGAGTCCGGGCGAGGGATCACGGTCTTGTTCTTGATGGCTGCCGCAAAATTGGGGCTTCCGTTTTCTTCTTCCAGTTCCCAGAGAAAGCGCACATTGATCGGCACGCCCTGCTCGATCGCATATCGCGCGCCGAACAAGGCCGCCAGGGCCGGCCCCTTATCGTCTGTCGCTCCTCGACCCCGGTAGATGCCGTTGTCATTCTGAAAGGCAAATGGAGCCTGCTTCCATTCAGGCTCCTGGGCCGGCTGGACATCCATGTGATTGTAGACCGTGACGGTGGGATATGCGGGGTCGATCGTCCATCCGCCCGACACGACCGGATACCCCGGGGTCTCGACGATGTGCGCCTCTGCGCCCGCATCCCGAAGATATTGTGCAGCGAGCTCGGCCATGCGGTGCACATCCGGCGCATGCCGGGGGTCCATGCTGATGGAGGGAATTTCCACCGCCTGCCCAAGCATTTCTTCATAGCGCGGACGCATGTCGTTGATGTAGGTCTCCAGCTGCCGTTGCCCATCGCTCATCGGTTCACCTCCCTTATGGTCGAGGCGATTATATCGACTCACAAAACGAAAGCCTATGAGGGGCGATCATCAACGCAAACAATGGTAGAATGCCCGTCATGCACGACCTCCTTCCCTACAGCGCGCGACACCTCAGGGCTACGCTGTTCGCTTGGAGCACCCTCTTCACCCTGGTGTCTCTCAGTCCGGGCCTGGCGCAAGAGGACCTCACCGTGCAGGAAGTGCTGGCTGATCCCGCACTGTTCCATTTACGGCAGGTCACGCTCAAGGGAACCGTGCGCCAGGTCCAACCGCTCGATCCTTACGAAATTCCGGCCGGATCGACCTGTTACGGGGGCTACCTGTTCAACCTGGAGGATGACACCGCCACGCTGTCCGTCGCCGTCCCAGGGCTGTGCGGAGTACCGATGGTGAAAGATCCGGATGTGGAGGATGGCGCGCGCGTGGTTGTCGAGGCCACAATCCAAGCCCCTAGCCACGGAGGCTACGCGCTCAGCTTCAAAGGATCAAAGATCGCCATGGATCAAGAGGGAGTCGTGCAGGCGATCGCGAACCGGATCACCCCCCTGGTGGAATAGACCATGTCCTCTCCTCCCCACGTACAGCCTCTCCGCCTGACGACTCCGTCCGCCACCCGCATCGGGTGGATCGGCACCGGCGTCATGGGCTGGCCCATGTGCCAACACCTGCTACAGGCCGGTTATCGCGTAACGCTGTTCACGCGCACTCGCACCAAAGCCGTGCCGATCCTGACCAAGGGCGCCACCTGGGCCGACTCCCCTCACGCCGTGGCCCAGCGGACGGATGTGCTCTTCACGATGGTCGGCTTCCCCCAAGATGTGCGGGAAGTCTATTTCGGAAACGATGGCGTGCTGGCGGGATTGCGACCCGGCATGATCGTGATCGATATGACCACGACGGAACCGTCCCTCGCCTGCGACATCGCGGAAGCGGCGCAAGCCCGTGAGGCCGACGCCCTCGATGCGCCGGTCTCCGGCGGGGACGTCGGCGCGCGCAACGCCACCCTCTCCATCATGATCGGGGGAGCGGCCCACGCCGTGCAGGCTGTCATGCCGCTGTTCGAGCGTCTGGGAAAAAAGATCGTCCACCAAGGCGGCCCCGGCGCAGGCCAACATACCAAGCTGTGCAACCAGATCGTCATCGCCGGCACCATGGTCGGAGTGTGTGAAAGCCTGCTCTACGGATATCGAGCCGAGCTCGATGTACCACGCATGTTGGAGTCGATTCGTGGCGGCGCCGCGGCATGCTGGACGCTGGACAATCTCGCCCCTCGAATAGTAGACAGGAATTTCGATCCCGGGTTTTTCGTGGACCACTTCGTGAAAGACATGGGGATCGCGCTGGAGGAGGCCCGGCGCCGACAGCTCACCCTGCCCGGCCTCTCCCTCGCGCATCAGCTCTATCAGCGAGTGCAGGCACTCGGCCATGGCCGCTCCGGCACCCACGCACTCATGCTGGCCTTGGAAGATCTGTCACGCAACACTATGTCCGCACCTTCTACCTCACGCTAACCGCAGGAGAGACATGAACGCAGTCGCATGGCCCCTCATTCTGACGCTCATCGGAGTGATGAGTCTTTCCGCCTGCAGCAGGCCCCGTGGCCTCAACCGCCAGATTCTGCAGGAATCCTTCCACGACCATCCGGATGTCGTGACCGACCGTGACATCGCCGCCACGATGGCAATCCAGGCCAGCCTGCCGTCACCGTATCGCCTGGCCGTGTACTTCAAGCAGGAGGATTTCCCCAGCCGTCCCGCACTCCAGCGCGTGGACTGGACCAGCGCCGACGCTGAGCGTGTACGGCAGGCTTTCGCGTCGGTGTCGGAAGAAGGCCTGCTTCAGCGGAACTTCCTACTCGCCAACTCCACCGTGCAGGGTAACACCTTGCGGGACGTACGCATGGCCGCTGCGCGCTACAATGCCGATGCGATACTGGTGATCAATGGAGCTTCCGCGGTCGAACGATATAACAACGGTCACGCCGTCTGGTACGCGACCGGAATCGGCGCATACTTTGCGTACGGCACGGAAAGCCATGCGTTGTTCATGGTGGAAGGGACCCTGTGGGATGTTCGGACCGGGGCCCTCTACGGCACACAAACCGCCGAGGGGGAAACGACGCTTATCGGACCAGCCCCCTCGATCGACGACAAAACGGCCGTAGCCGAAGCCAAAGACGTGGCACTCGAACGGTT carries:
- a CDS encoding NAD(P)-dependent oxidoreductase encodes the protein MSSPPHVQPLRLTTPSATRIGWIGTGVMGWPMCQHLLQAGYRVTLFTRTRTKAVPILTKGATWADSPHAVAQRTDVLFTMVGFPQDVREVYFGNDGVLAGLRPGMIVIDMTTTEPSLACDIAEAAQAREADALDAPVSGGDVGARNATLSIMIGGAAHAVQAVMPLFERLGKKIVHQGGPGAGQHTKLCNQIVIAGTMVGVCESLLYGYRAELDVPRMLESIRGGAAACWTLDNLAPRIVDRNFDPGFFVDHFVKDMGIALEEARRRQLTLPGLSLAHQLYQRVQALGHGRSGTHALMLALEDLSRNTMSAPSTSR